The following are encoded together in the Adhaeribacter arboris genome:
- a CDS encoding SET domain-containing protein translates to MIHPHTKLQFISAEKGYGVVATHFIPKGTITWAFDPLDQVFTPEKVRQLAPFFQKIVNTYSYRDNKGDFILCWDHSRFVNHSFHSNCISTAYNFEIAVRDIYPGEELTDDYGYLNATEPFECLPEPGTTRTKVMPDDLLHFHREWDAQIKDAFTYFNQVAQPLGELIEEQYQEKVKEIAAGLTDPDSILNCYYQPSKVALAV, encoded by the coding sequence ATGATTCATCCGCACACTAAACTTCAATTTATTAGCGCTGAAAAAGGCTACGGCGTAGTGGCTACACACTTCATTCCGAAGGGTACTATTACTTGGGCCTTTGACCCCCTGGATCAGGTTTTTACCCCCGAAAAAGTAAGGCAATTAGCCCCATTTTTTCAGAAGATTGTAAATACTTACTCTTACCGCGATAATAAAGGCGATTTTATTTTGTGCTGGGATCATTCCCGCTTTGTCAACCACTCGTTTCATTCTAACTGCATATCTACGGCGTATAATTTTGAAATAGCCGTGCGGGATATTTACCCCGGCGAAGAACTTACCGACGATTATGGTTATTTAAATGCAACGGAGCCGTTTGAGTGTTTGCCGGAGCCCGGCACTACCCGCACCAAGGTAATGCCCGATGATTTATTACATTTTCACCGAGAATGGGATGCCCAGATTAAAGATGCTTTTACTTATTTTAACCAGGTAGCGCAACCGCTCGGCGAACTGATTGAGGAACAATATCAGGAAAAAGTGAAGGAGATTGCGGCTGGTTTAACGGACCCGGATTCCATCCTGAACTGCTATTACCAGCCCTCTAAAGTAGCTTTAGCTGTCTAG
- a CDS encoding Gfo/Idh/MocA family protein gives MPAFTRRQFLQNSSKMIAGAGLLSLSDTAKTFAATKLVAPADQIRLGLIGCRGMGFADLSSSLKQPDATCLALCDVDSTVLNQRAADVQKLTKNSPTLYSDYRKLLENKEIDAIIIGTPDHWHPLIMIEACQAGKDVYVEKPIANTVQEANLMVAAAKRYNRVVQVGQWQRSGQHYQDAVKYVQSGKLGTIRLVKTWAYMTYGKDFSKVPDTAAPAGVDYTMWLGPAPKRPFNKNRFHGSFRYFWDYAGGLGADWGVHMMDIALMGMNASAPKTVSTVGGKFGYPNNDGDTPDTQQSIFDFGNFTMLWEHGLGMGQAPYNRDAGVAFIGNKGTLVIDRSKWDIYPEIENGAYLTEALPTQPSKDNALDKHTRNFLDCIKSRQTPTTSIVNGRHAALCAQLSNTSYRLGRQLHWLDTEAKFKNDKEADQLMHAHYQNNWKLPVV, from the coding sequence ATGCCCGCTTTTACCCGTCGCCAGTTTTTGCAAAATTCTTCTAAAATGATAGCGGGCGCTGGCTTGCTTTCTTTGTCCGATACCGCTAAAACATTTGCGGCTACCAAGCTCGTAGCGCCAGCCGACCAAATACGACTAGGATTAATCGGTTGCCGCGGGATGGGCTTTGCCGACCTGTCTTCTTCGCTTAAACAACCCGACGCCACTTGCCTAGCCCTTTGCGACGTGGATAGTACGGTATTGAACCAACGCGCCGCGGATGTGCAAAAATTAACCAAAAACTCACCCACGCTGTACAGCGATTACCGCAAATTATTAGAAAATAAAGAAATTGACGCCATTATTATCGGTACCCCGGACCATTGGCACCCATTGATCATGATAGAAGCTTGCCAGGCTGGGAAAGATGTATACGTAGAAAAACCCATTGCCAACACCGTACAAGAAGCTAACCTGATGGTAGCGGCTGCCAAACGGTATAACCGGGTAGTGCAGGTAGGCCAGTGGCAACGCAGTGGCCAACACTATCAGGATGCCGTTAAGTATGTGCAATCGGGCAAGTTAGGTACTATTCGGCTGGTGAAAACCTGGGCCTACATGACTTACGGCAAAGATTTCTCGAAAGTACCGGACACTGCTGCGCCCGCGGGCGTAGATTATACCATGTGGTTGGGGCCAGCGCCCAAACGGCCGTTTAATAAAAATCGTTTTCACGGAAGTTTCCGGTATTTCTGGGATTATGCCGGCGGCTTAGGCGCCGATTGGGGAGTGCATATGATGGATATTGCTTTAATGGGAATGAATGCTAGCGCTCCTAAAACGGTATCCACGGTGGGTGGTAAATTTGGCTACCCCAATAACGACGGCGATACGCCGGATACCCAGCAATCCATTTTTGATTTTGGAAATTTTACGATGCTCTGGGAACACGGCTTAGGCATGGGCCAAGCGCCTTATAACCGTGATGCCGGAGTAGCATTTATCGGTAATAAAGGTACTTTAGTGATAGATCGTAGTAAATGGGATATTTACCCGGAAATAGAAAACGGCGCTTACCTCACGGAAGCTTTGCCCACGCAGCCCTCTAAAGACAATGCCTTGGACAAGCACACCCGCAACTTTCTGGATTGCATAAAATCCCGGCAAACTCCTACTACCAGTATTGTAAATGGCCGCCATGCGGCCTTGTGCGCTCAACTAAGTAATACCTCTTACCGCCTGGGGCGGCAATTGCATTGGCTTGATACGGAAGCTAAATTTAAAAATGATAAAGAAGCGGACCAACTTATGCACGCGCATTACCAGAACAACTGGAAATTACCGGTTGTGTAA
- a CDS encoding FkbM family methyltransferase has product MYPLTRALTNVERLARASKLQRFLAHPVRYTWAILFRQLVYPRTRRPAYQKVETFFGLPMRVALPAATDIYLTGGKSHDSEIRLARFLIQNLKPGDQFLDIGAHFGYFTLLAAKLVGTSGRVLAFEASSINFSLLQENTAGIEPISCFQRALSDQEGTLTFYQFPIQFSEYNSRDITQYQHEPWFRKYAPEKITVPAVTIDFIVKQEELTPKIIKIDVEGGELQVIKGGAQTWSGVAPIIVMEYLAPTRLNATHQQALLILQQSGYETFAINTAGALIPCPEPEHYLKINKLDSDNLVLRKS; this is encoded by the coding sequence ATGTACCCACTAACACGAGCTTTAACTAATGTAGAACGCCTTGCCCGCGCTTCGAAGCTACAGCGCTTTTTGGCCCACCCCGTGCGGTATACTTGGGCCATTTTATTCCGGCAATTAGTTTACCCCCGCACACGGAGGCCAGCTTATCAAAAAGTTGAAACCTTTTTTGGTTTGCCCATGCGGGTAGCCTTACCAGCCGCCACCGATATTTACCTCACCGGCGGTAAATCCCACGATTCCGAAATCCGGTTGGCTCGTTTTTTAATTCAGAATCTGAAACCAGGCGATCAATTCTTAGATATTGGTGCCCACTTCGGTTATTTTACTTTATTGGCCGCTAAATTAGTAGGTACGTCGGGCCGGGTATTAGCTTTTGAAGCTTCTTCCATTAATTTTAGTTTATTACAAGAGAATACCGCCGGTATAGAACCTATAAGTTGTTTTCAGCGTGCCCTTTCTGACCAGGAAGGCACATTAACCTTTTACCAATTTCCCATTCAATTTTCCGAATACAATTCCCGCGATATAACGCAATACCAACACGAACCTTGGTTCCGGAAGTACGCACCCGAAAAAATTACCGTTCCGGCCGTTACCATCGACTTCATTGTGAAACAAGAAGAATTGACTCCTAAAATTATTAAAATTGATGTGGAAGGAGGAGAATTACAGGTAATAAAAGGGGGTGCTCAAACCTGGTCGGGGGTAGCTCCCATTATTGTAATGGAATACCTGGCTCCTACCCGCCTCAATGCTACTCACCAACAGGCCCTTTTGATATTGCAGCAATCAGGTTATGAAACATTTGCGATTAATACCGCTGGAGCTTTAATACCCTGTCCGGAACCAGAACACTATTTAAAGATAAACAAACTAGATTCAGATAATTTAGTACTTCGGAAGTCATAG
- a CDS encoding nucleoid-associated protein, with product MLVTTEVKLDHIILHKVGNKSRNEVIQFSKKPLDLNDTVKDLLQRYFLSPFKSEAYSNLFHESDINLNEVFAFVSRILDSPSGIMEQSENLARHLYEQSTHPNVKSGEFYVTYMRDLVLDGEALEAVGLFKSESRETYLKVYPNGETFDIDSEDGVNINKLDKGCLILNKDREHGFVVLTVDNLNKREEAIYWKDDFLKVKSRQDAYHHTQNIMSLCKNFVEKRLPEEFEVSRGEQADLLNKSVKFLKEKEIFDLQEFQNEVIAQPDLIQSFKSYKTEFESNRGFEIIPEFDIHENAFKKNTRFMKSVIKLDKNFHIYVHGNSENMQKGYDEERAQHFYQLFYKAES from the coding sequence ATGCTTGTTACTACCGAAGTAAAATTAGATCACATTATCCTGCACAAAGTGGGCAATAAAAGCCGCAACGAAGTTATTCAGTTTTCTAAAAAACCGTTGGACCTGAATGATACCGTGAAAGATCTTTTGCAACGTTATTTTTTGTCGCCGTTTAAGTCCGAAGCTTATTCTAACTTATTTCACGAATCGGATATTAACTTGAATGAGGTGTTTGCTTTTGTTTCCCGCATTTTGGATAGTCCTTCGGGTATTATGGAACAATCAGAAAACCTGGCCCGGCACCTTTATGAGCAAAGCACTCACCCAAACGTAAAATCCGGTGAATTTTACGTTACTTATATGCGCGACTTAGTGCTGGATGGGGAAGCGCTGGAAGCAGTAGGATTATTTAAATCCGAAAGTCGCGAAACCTACCTTAAAGTATATCCCAACGGCGAAACTTTTGACATTGACAGCGAAGACGGCGTAAACATTAATAAACTCGATAAAGGTTGTTTGATTTTGAATAAAGACCGCGAACATGGTTTTGTAGTGCTCACCGTAGATAACCTGAACAAACGCGAAGAAGCCATTTACTGGAAAGATGATTTTTTGAAAGTAAAATCGCGCCAGGATGCCTACCACCACACCCAGAATATTATGAGCCTTTGCAAAAACTTCGTGGAGAAACGCCTACCCGAAGAATTTGAGGTATCCCGCGGCGAACAAGCCGATTTACTAAACAAGTCCGTAAAATTTTTAAAAGAAAAAGAAATTTTTGATTTACAGGAATTTCAGAATGAGGTTATTGCCCAGCCGGATTTAATTCAGAGTTTTAAAAGTTACAAAACAGAATTTGAGTCCAATCGCGGGTTCGAAATTATACCGGAGTTTGACATTCACGAAAATGCCTTTAAGAAAAATACCCGGTTCATGAAAAGTGTGATTAAGCTCGACAAGAACTTTCATATTTACGTGCACGGCAACTCGGAGAATATGCAGAAAGGCTACGACGAAGAACGTGCCCAGCACTTTTACCAGTTATTTTATAAAGCCGAAAGTTAG